The following proteins come from a genomic window of Miscanthus floridulus cultivar M001 chromosome 2, ASM1932011v1, whole genome shotgun sequence:
- the LOC136536035 gene encoding uncharacterized protein, with the protein MDTRQQQHHNGSAARSPHGARSVAYGPRAVAAAGGEGNGLLFLTSSSFSSVGSTSRSSPAWDAVGGGNRTARARSPPRSSRCSVPLSPRGRRVGCWLFGLSPQLLALTKLNSGAGARSRSTSSSRQITAGKALGDRFLASHHGHGHGHAFSYASGASAEGGMFSCGALDPSLAVHEPSHRRREVEFNCSNTASSTLGGGLLGAAVIGAAASTSSTAMTSRRRPATATST; encoded by the exons ATGGATACG aggcagcagcagcaccacaaCGGCAGCGCCGCCAGATCACCGCACGGCGCTCGCTCTGTAGCCTATGGACCCCGTGCCGTCGCGGCCGCCGGAGGAGAGGGGAACGGGCTGTTGTTCCTCACCAGCTCGTCGTTCTCGTCAGTGGGCTCGACCTCCCGCAGCAGTCCAGCGTGGGATGCAGTCGGCGGGGGTAACAGGACGGCTAGGGCGCGCTCGCCGCCAAGGAGCTCGCGCTGCTCCGTTCCGTTGTCGCCGCGCGGGCGCCGTGTAGGCTGCTGGTTGTTCGGCCTCTCCCCGCAGCTCCtcgccctcaccaagctcaactCCGGAGCCGGCGCAAGATCGCGGTCCACCTCCTCCTCCCGCCAGATCACCGCGGGGAAGGCGCTCGGCGACCGCTTCCTTGCCTCCCACCACggacacggccacggccacgcctTCTCCTACGCCTCCGGGGCTAGCGCGGAGGGCGGAATGTTCTCGTGCGGCGCGCTAGACCCGAGCCTGGCGGTGCACGAGCCCTCGCACAGGCGGCGCGAGGTCGAGTTCAACTGCAGCAACACCGCGTCGTCCACCCTAGGTGGGGGCCTCCTCGGCGCCGCCGTCATCGGAGCAGCCGCCAGCACCAGCAGCACTGCGATGACCTCGAGGCGGCGGCCGGCAACGGCAACGAGTACCTGA
- the LOC136537802 gene encoding uncharacterized protein produces the protein MASKGSLAFAALCVALALHAAAAARTVPAVPGVSSASTGGTASLPAAAAAARTVPVPGVSSTSTGGTASLPAAAAAAGTKSNDNNGGAAGSGAGVADKKNLFVGVGGMGDLPGFPAVGGGYGGGFGNNGGGVFSGVTGPLGGVGVGVGGFGPLGSGGVPFGGGYGGGGAGGVTP, from the coding sequence ATGGCCAGCAAGGGCAGCCTCGCCTTCGCAGCGCTCTGCGTCGCGCTGGCGctgcacgccgccgccgcggccaggACCGTGCCGGCGGTGCCGGGCGTCTCCTCCGCGTCCACCGGCGGCACCGCCTCGCTCCCGGCTGCGGCGGCCGCGGCCAGGACCGTGCCGGTGCCGGGCGTATCCTCCACGTCCACCGGCGGCACCGCCTCGCTCCCGgctgcggcggccgcggccggcaCCAAGAGCAACGACAACAATGGCGGCGCAGCTGGCTCGGGCGCCGGCGTGGCGGACAAGAAGAACCTCTTCGTGGGCGTGGGCGGCATGGGCGACCTCCCGGGCTTCCCGGCCGTGGGCGGCGGGTACGGCGGCGGCTTCGGCAACAACGGCGGGGGCGTCTTCAGCGGCGTCACGGGCCCGctgggcggcgtcggggtcggcgTCGGCGGGTTCGGCCCCCTCGGCAGCGGCGGTGTCCCCTTCggcggcggctacggcggcggggGCGCTGGTGGCGTCACGCCTTGA